Proteins from one Mycobacterium sp. EPa45 genomic window:
- a CDS encoding dolichyl-phosphate-mannose--protein mannosyltransferase translates to MTTTADDLAAHQRAVPVISPGPLVPVADFGPVDRIEGWVATAIVAALAALTRLMNLGSPTDAGTPIFDEKHYAPQAWQMLFNYGVEDNPGFGLVVHPPVGKQMIALGEAIFGYNGVGWRFTTAVLGVVMIALVVRIVRRISRSTLVGAIAGLLLIADGVSFVAARTALLDGIQTFFVVAAFGALIVDRDQVRERMHNALLEGRIAETPWGPRLGVRWWRFGAGVLLGLAFATKWSGLYYIVFFGVMSLAFDIAARRAYRVPRPWFGTIRRDVGPSAYVFLLIPFAVYLASYAPWFSSETAVNRYEVGQSIGERQWFQPPDAIRSLWHYTYKAYHFHSTLTNSAGNHHPWESKPWTWPMSLRPVLYAIDNQNVPGCGSASCVKAVMLVGTPAMWWLAVPVLIYALWRTFVRRDWRYAVVLTGYGAGFLPWFADIDRQMYFFYAVPMAPFLVMAIALILGDILHARNQNAERRTLGLIVVSCYVALVITNFAWLYPVLTGVPISQATWNMEIWLPSWR, encoded by the coding sequence ATGACCACGACCGCCGATGACCTCGCCGCGCACCAGCGCGCCGTTCCTGTCATCAGCCCCGGACCGTTGGTGCCGGTTGCCGACTTCGGCCCGGTCGACCGCATCGAGGGCTGGGTTGCCACCGCGATCGTCGCCGCGCTGGCCGCGCTGACCCGGTTGATGAACCTCGGTTCGCCCACCGATGCGGGCACCCCGATCTTCGACGAGAAGCATTACGCGCCGCAGGCCTGGCAGATGCTGTTCAACTACGGCGTCGAGGACAACCCCGGCTTCGGGCTTGTCGTGCACCCGCCGGTGGGCAAACAGATGATCGCGCTCGGCGAGGCGATCTTCGGCTACAACGGTGTGGGCTGGCGGTTCACCACCGCCGTGCTGGGCGTGGTGATGATCGCGCTCGTCGTGCGGATCGTGCGGCGGATCAGCCGCTCGACGCTGGTCGGTGCGATCGCCGGGCTGCTGCTGATCGCCGACGGGGTGAGCTTCGTCGCGGCGCGCACCGCTCTGCTCGACGGCATCCAGACGTTCTTCGTGGTTGCGGCATTCGGGGCGCTGATCGTCGATCGCGACCAGGTCCGCGAGCGAATGCACAACGCGCTGCTGGAAGGCCGCATCGCCGAGACGCCGTGGGGTCCGCGTCTCGGGGTGCGCTGGTGGCGTTTCGGCGCGGGCGTGCTGCTGGGCTTGGCGTTCGCGACGAAGTGGTCGGGGCTGTACTACATCGTGTTCTTCGGCGTGATGTCGCTGGCGTTCGACATCGCCGCGCGGCGGGCGTACCGGGTGCCCCGACCGTGGTTCGGCACGATCCGCCGCGACGTCGGGCCGAGCGCGTATGTATTCCTGCTGATTCCGTTCGCGGTGTACCTGGCGTCGTACGCGCCGTGGTTCTCCTCGGAGACGGCCGTCAACCGCTACGAGGTCGGGCAGTCGATCGGCGAACGGCAATGGTTCCAGCCGCCGGACGCGATCCGGTCGCTGTGGCACTACACGTACAAGGCGTATCACTTCCATTCGACGCTGACGAACTCGGCGGGCAACCACCACCCGTGGGAGTCCAAACCCTGGACGTGGCCGATGTCGTTGCGGCCGGTTCTGTACGCGATCGACAACCAGAACGTCCCGGGATGCGGGTCCGCCTCGTGCGTCAAAGCCGTGATGCTGGTCGGCACCCCGGCGATGTGGTGGCTGGCGGTGCCCGTCCTGATATATGCGTTGTGGCGCACATTCGTTCGCCGCGACTGGCGCTACGCGGTCGTGCTCACCGGCTACGGCGCCGGCTTCCTGCCCTGGTTCGCCGACATCGACCGGCAGATGTACTTCTTCTATGCGGTGCCGATGGCGCCGTTCCTGGTGATGGCGATCGCGCTGATCCTCGGCGACATCCTGCACGCCCGCAACCAGAATGCCGAACGACGGACGCTCGGGCTGATCGTGGTGAGCTGCTATGTCGCGCTGGTGATCACGAACTTCGCCTGGCTGTACCCGGTGCTCACCGGCGTCCCGATCTCACAGGCCACTTGGAACATGGAGATCTGGCTGCCCAGCTGGCGTTGA
- a CDS encoding RNA polymerase sigma-70 factor, giving the protein MTAADEHAERFTLLRPLLFTIAYEITGSATEADDVLQDSYLRWATVDLDQVRDTKAYLAQLVTRQALNTLRSQARRREDYVGPWLPEPLLLDERDGAADVVLAESVSMAMLVVLETLTPDERAVFVLREVFGFSHDEIADAIGKSTAAVRQMAHRAREHVHSRRRRFEPLDPQQSEQLTTQFLTAAATGDLEGLMSLLAPDVVFTSDSDGKASAARRPILGADKVARFILGLFRQATPEYRVEVASYNSAPAVVIYHNEQPEGVFTIEFSGGLVTNFYAMRNPDKLAAVTVRREISR; this is encoded by the coding sequence GTGACCGCCGCCGACGAGCACGCCGAGCGGTTCACCCTGCTGCGACCGCTGCTGTTCACGATCGCCTACGAGATCACCGGCTCGGCCACCGAAGCCGACGACGTGCTGCAGGACAGCTATTTGCGTTGGGCGACAGTGGATCTCGATCAGGTTCGGGATACCAAGGCCTACCTGGCCCAACTGGTCACCCGGCAGGCGCTGAACACGCTGCGCTCGCAGGCCCGCCGCCGGGAGGACTACGTCGGCCCATGGCTCCCCGAACCACTGCTGCTCGACGAACGCGACGGCGCCGCCGACGTGGTGCTCGCCGAGTCGGTGTCGATGGCGATGCTCGTGGTGCTCGAGACGCTGACTCCCGACGAGCGCGCAGTGTTCGTGCTGCGCGAGGTGTTCGGCTTCAGCCACGACGAAATCGCCGACGCGATAGGCAAATCCACGGCGGCGGTGCGCCAGATGGCGCATCGCGCCCGCGAGCACGTGCACTCGCGGCGGCGCCGCTTCGAGCCGCTGGACCCGCAGCAGTCCGAGCAGCTCACCACGCAGTTCCTGACGGCGGCCGCGACCGGCGACCTGGAGGGACTGATGAGCCTGCTTGCACCCGACGTGGTGTTCACCTCCGACAGTGACGGCAAGGCCAGTGCCGCCCGTCGTCCCATCCTGGGGGCGGACAAGGTCGCCCGGTTCATCCTCGGATTGTTCCGCCAGGCCACGCCCGAATACCGGGTGGAGGTCGCGAGCTACAACAGTGCCCCCGCGGTGGTGATCTATCACAACGAGCAGCCCGAAGGGGTTTTCACGATCGAGTTCAGCGGCGGCCTGGTCACCAACTTCTACGCGATGCGCAACCCCGACAAGCTGGCCGCGGTGACCGTGCGCCGGGAGATCAGCCGCTGA
- a CDS encoding NDMA-dependent alcohol dehydrogenase — MKSRAAIVRELGGAWSVEDFELDPPRSGEVLVQLAAAGLCHSDDHIRNGFMSPPSGPRDAPTTRPPTIGGHEGSGVVVDVGPGVTGLAPGDHVVTSFVAVCGYCRWCASGMEYLCDKGAGVLTPGMPTDGTFRHHTLDGQDVGHTSKIGAFAEHTVVAADSLVKIDPDIPLVPAALLACAIPTGYGSAAHRGNIRGGDTVVVVGAGGIGTAAIQGARINGATTIVAVDPLGAKRKSALDFGATHTAAWAADAKELVRDLTRGVMADCVVVAPSDITGDDVRDALALTRKGGTCVLTGMAPSGPLPVHLDIQDLVLMNKTLCGTVFGSCNPRSEIPTLAAMYTAGQLRLDEMITKRYPLDDINTAFDDLLQGRLVRGVIDFGIA; from the coding sequence ATGAAAAGCCGCGCCGCGATCGTCCGCGAGCTCGGCGGCGCCTGGTCGGTCGAAGATTTCGAACTCGACCCCCCGCGCTCCGGCGAGGTGCTGGTGCAGCTGGCCGCCGCGGGGCTGTGCCATTCCGACGACCACATCCGCAACGGCTTCATGTCACCGCCCTCCGGACCAAGGGATGCCCCGACGACCCGTCCGCCGACCATCGGCGGCCACGAGGGATCCGGCGTGGTCGTCGACGTCGGCCCGGGCGTCACCGGGCTCGCTCCCGGCGACCACGTCGTGACGTCCTTCGTCGCGGTGTGCGGCTACTGCCGATGGTGCGCCTCGGGCATGGAGTACCTGTGCGACAAGGGCGCAGGCGTGCTGACGCCCGGCATGCCGACCGACGGGACGTTCCGTCACCACACCCTCGACGGCCAGGACGTGGGGCACACCTCGAAGATCGGCGCCTTCGCCGAACACACTGTCGTCGCGGCGGATTCGCTGGTGAAGATCGACCCCGACATCCCGTTGGTGCCGGCGGCTCTGCTGGCGTGCGCGATCCCGACCGGTTACGGATCAGCGGCGCATCGCGGAAATATCCGCGGCGGTGACACCGTCGTGGTGGTCGGCGCGGGCGGCATCGGCACCGCCGCTATCCAGGGTGCGCGGATCAACGGCGCGACGACGATCGTCGCAGTGGATCCCCTTGGCGCAAAACGGAAGTCGGCCCTCGACTTCGGCGCGACCCACACGGCGGCCTGGGCTGCTGATGCGAAAGAACTGGTCCGGGACCTGACGCGCGGGGTGATGGCGGACTGTGTGGTCGTCGCCCCCTCGGACATCACCGGTGACGATGTGCGCGACGCACTGGCGCTGACGCGCAAGGGCGGCACCTGTGTGCTGACCGGGATGGCCCCGTCCGGTCCGCTGCCGGTGCACCTGGACATCCAAGATCTGGTTCTGATGAACAAGACCCTGTGCGGAACGGTGTTCGGGTCGTGCAATCCGCGCTCTGAAATCCCCACGCTGGCAGCCATGTACACCGCCGGGCAACTGCGTCTCGACGAGATGATCACCAAACGCTATCCCCTCGATGACATCAACACCGCGTTCGACGACCTGCTGCAGGGCCGGTTGGTCCGCGGCGTCATCGACTTCGGAATCGCCTGA
- a CDS encoding LLM class F420-dependent oxidoreductase, whose amino-acid sequence MAIKLGLQIPNFSYGTGVAELFPTVIAQAQEAEAAGFDSVFVMDHFYQLPGLGAPEEPMLEAYTALGALANATQRVQLGTLVTGNTYRNPTLLAKAITTLDVISQGRAILGVGTGWFELEHDSLGYEFGTFTDRFNKLHEALDIILPMLKGERVTVDGKYYRTNEAFANPRFRDHIPLMIGGSGEKKTIPLAAKHFDHLNIIAGFDELPRKVQVVNDQCEKIGRDPATLETSVLAIALIDENVTADMIPDDFKQQAVFGSPEQIAEQIKTKVLDAGVDGVILSAATINGYKPGGVTAVAESLKPVLGL is encoded by the coding sequence GTGGCAATCAAACTCGGACTTCAGATCCCCAACTTCTCCTACGGCACCGGCGTTGCCGAGCTCTTTCCCACCGTGATCGCGCAGGCCCAGGAGGCCGAGGCGGCCGGGTTCGACTCGGTGTTCGTGATGGATCACTTCTATCAGCTGCCCGGGCTCGGTGCGCCCGAGGAGCCGATGCTGGAGGCCTACACCGCTCTGGGTGCGCTGGCGAATGCGACGCAGCGGGTGCAGTTGGGCACATTGGTCACCGGCAACACCTATCGCAACCCGACGCTGCTGGCCAAGGCGATCACCACTTTGGACGTGATCAGCCAGGGTCGGGCGATCCTCGGCGTCGGCACCGGCTGGTTCGAGCTCGAGCACGACTCGCTGGGCTATGAGTTCGGCACCTTCACCGACCGGTTCAACAAGCTCCACGAGGCGCTCGACATCATCCTGCCGATGCTCAAGGGCGAGCGGGTGACCGTGGACGGCAAGTACTACCGCACCAACGAGGCGTTCGCCAACCCGCGCTTCCGCGACCACATCCCGCTGATGATCGGCGGCAGCGGCGAGAAGAAGACGATTCCGTTGGCCGCCAAGCACTTCGACCACCTGAACATCATCGCCGGCTTCGACGAGTTGCCCCGCAAGGTCCAGGTCGTCAACGATCAGTGCGAGAAGATCGGCCGCGATCCCGCCACGTTGGAGACCAGCGTGCTCGCGATCGCGCTGATCGACGAGAACGTCACCGCCGACATGATCCCGGACGACTTCAAGCAGCAAGCCGTCTTCGGCAGCCCGGAACAGATCGCCGAGCAGATCAAGACCAAGGTCCTCGACGCCGGCGTCGACGGCGTGATCCTGTCCGCCGCGACGATCAACGGGTACAAGCCCGGTGGCGTCACCGCGGTCGCCGAGTCACTCAAGCCGGTGTTGGGACTCTGA
- the metG gene encoding methionine--tRNA ligase: MTKPPYYLTTAIAYPNGAPHIGHAYEYIATDAIARFKRLDGFDVHYLTGTDEHGLKMAQTAAAEGIPTAELARRNSDAFQAMQEKLGASFDRFIRTTDADHIDASIEIWKRMDAAGDIYLDSYSGWYSVRDERFYTEDELETRADGNKYSVETGTPVTWTEEQTYFFRLSAYAERLLAHYEAHPEFIGPEVRRNEVVSFVSGGLRDLSISRTTFDWGVPVPDHPDHVMYVWVDALTNYLTGAGFPDTDSESFRKYWPADLHMIGKDIIRFHTVYWPAFLMSAGIELPRRVFVHGFLLNSGEKMSKSVGNVVDPFALVDAFGLDQVRYFLLREVPFGQDGSYSEDAIIGRINADLANEFGNLAQRSLSMVNKNLDAQVPEPGEFTDADREMLALADELLPRVRAHFDVPAMHLALEAIWAMLGAANRYFSAQEPWVLRKSEAAGDQERFRTVLYVTLEVVRIAALLVQPVMPTSAATLLDLLGQSETARDFGAVAVRIAPGTDLPAPSGVFPRYQPA, translated from the coding sequence ATGACCAAGCCGCCGTACTACCTGACCACCGCAATCGCGTACCCCAACGGTGCGCCGCACATCGGGCACGCCTACGAGTACATCGCGACCGACGCGATCGCCCGGTTCAAGCGCCTCGACGGCTTCGACGTGCACTACCTGACCGGGACCGACGAGCACGGTCTGAAGATGGCGCAGACTGCCGCCGCGGAGGGCATTCCGACCGCTGAGCTGGCGCGGCGCAACTCCGATGCGTTCCAGGCCATGCAGGAAAAGCTCGGCGCCTCGTTCGACCGCTTCATCCGCACCACCGACGCCGACCACATCGACGCCTCGATCGAGATCTGGAAGCGGATGGACGCCGCCGGCGACATCTACCTCGACTCGTACTCGGGCTGGTATTCGGTGCGCGACGAACGCTTCTATACCGAAGATGAACTCGAGACGCGGGCCGACGGCAACAAGTACTCCGTCGAGACCGGCACCCCCGTGACGTGGACCGAGGAGCAGACCTACTTCTTCCGGCTGTCGGCGTACGCCGAGCGGCTGCTCGCCCATTACGAGGCGCACCCGGAATTCATCGGTCCCGAGGTCCGCCGCAACGAGGTCGTGAGCTTCGTTTCGGGCGGGCTGCGCGATCTGTCGATCTCGCGGACGACCTTCGACTGGGGTGTGCCCGTCCCGGATCACCCGGACCACGTCATGTACGTGTGGGTCGACGCACTGACCAACTATCTCACCGGCGCGGGCTTCCCGGACACCGATTCCGAGTCGTTCCGCAAGTACTGGCCCGCCGACCTGCACATGATCGGCAAGGACATCATCCGGTTCCACACCGTGTACTGGCCCGCGTTCCTCATGTCAGCCGGAATCGAGCTGCCCCGAAGGGTTTTCGTGCACGGGTTCCTGCTCAACAGCGGCGAGAAGATGAGCAAGTCGGTGGGTAACGTAGTGGATCCGTTCGCACTCGTCGACGCATTCGGCCTCGATCAGGTGCGCTACTTCCTGCTGCGCGAGGTGCCGTTCGGGCAGGACGGCAGCTACAGCGAGGACGCGATAATCGGCCGCATCAACGCCGACCTGGCCAACGAGTTCGGGAATCTGGCGCAGCGCTCACTGTCGATGGTGAACAAGAACCTCGACGCCCAGGTGCCCGAACCCGGTGAGTTCACCGACGCCGACCGCGAGATGCTGGCGCTCGCCGACGAGCTGTTGCCGCGGGTGCGCGCGCACTTCGACGTTCCCGCCATGCACCTTGCGCTGGAGGCGATCTGGGCGATGCTCGGCGCCGCCAACCGCTATTTCTCGGCTCAGGAGCCGTGGGTGCTGCGCAAGTCGGAGGCAGCGGGCGACCAGGAGCGGTTCCGCACAGTGCTCTACGTGACGCTGGAAGTCGTGCGAATCGCGGCGCTGCTCGTGCAGCCCGTCATGCCGACATCGGCCGCCACCCTGCTCGACCTGCTCGGCCAGAGTGAAACGGCGCGTGACTTCGGTGCGGTCGCGGTCCGCATCGCGCCGGGCACCGACCTGCCGGCTCCGAGCGGGGTGTTCCCGCGGTACCAGCCTGCTTAA
- a CDS encoding aminodeoxychorismate synthase component I codes for MRTDRLGDLGTAAEVLRAVADGAVRRGLAPPAALVGEWFGSAAVIAPTVSVRPVEPEQVFAVPPGRSGDAVGGGWIGYLSYPDAAADGRPPRIPEAAGGWTDSVLRLDLDGCWWYESLSAAPIAGWVAEAVSSPTTSGMYEIDWQEPDFGRHQDGVLACLDAIGAGEVYQACVCTQFTGTLRGSSLEFFADAVTRTTPARAAYLAGGWGAVASLSPELFLRRTGDDVTSSPIKGTLPLHLPPDELLASVKDVAENIMIVDLVRNDLGRVANTGTVTVAELLTVRAAPGVWHLVSTVAAKVPPELPNSTLLAATFPPASVTGTPKDRARQLLSQWELRRRGVYCGTVGMASPIAGTELNVAIRTVEFDAKGAAVLGVGGGITADSDAKAEWQECLHKAAPVLYARERSTAS; via the coding sequence ATGCGCACCGACCGGCTCGGCGATCTCGGCACCGCCGCGGAGGTGCTGCGCGCGGTGGCCGATGGCGCTGTCCGACGCGGGTTGGCGCCGCCGGCCGCGCTGGTCGGCGAGTGGTTCGGTTCCGCGGCGGTGATTGCGCCTACCGTGTCGGTACGGCCGGTCGAGCCCGAGCAGGTGTTCGCCGTACCGCCGGGACGCAGCGGTGACGCGGTCGGTGGCGGATGGATCGGCTATCTGTCGTATCCCGACGCCGCGGCAGACGGCCGGCCACCACGAATTCCCGAGGCGGCCGGTGGCTGGACCGACAGCGTGCTGCGACTGGATCTCGACGGCTGCTGGTGGTACGAAAGCCTTTCTGCCGCACCGATAGCCGGATGGGTGGCCGAGGCGGTATCGTCGCCGACCACTTCGGGGATGTACGAAATCGATTGGCAAGAGCCGGATTTTGGTCGACATCAGGACGGCGTACTGGCCTGCCTGGACGCCATCGGCGCCGGTGAGGTGTATCAGGCCTGTGTGTGCACCCAATTCACCGGCACGCTGCGCGGCTCGTCGTTGGAGTTCTTCGCCGACGCGGTGACCCGAACGACGCCGGCGCGGGCGGCCTACCTGGCCGGCGGCTGGGGCGCGGTGGCCTCGCTGTCACCGGAACTGTTCCTGCGCAGGACCGGTGACGACGTGACCTCCAGTCCGATCAAGGGAACGTTGCCGCTGCACCTGCCGCCCGACGAGCTGCTGGCGTCGGTCAAGGACGTGGCCGAGAACATCATGATCGTCGACCTCGTGCGCAACGACCTCGGCCGGGTCGCCAACACCGGAACAGTCACCGTCGCAGAGCTTCTCACGGTTCGGGCCGCGCCGGGCGTGTGGCATCTGGTGTCGACGGTGGCGGCGAAGGTGCCCCCCGAGCTGCCCAACTCCACGCTGCTGGCCGCGACCTTCCCGCCCGCATCCGTCACCGGAACACCGAAAGATCGTGCTCGTCAACTTCTTTCGCAGTGGGAGCTACGGCGTCGCGGCGTGTACTGCGGGACCGTCGGCATGGCGTCCCCGATCGCGGGCACCGAGCTGAATGTGGCGATCCGCACCGTGGAGTTCGACGCCAAGGGCGCGGCCGTGTTGGGTGTCGGCGGCGGCATCACCGCCGACTCGGACGCGAAAGCGGAGTGGCAGGAATGCCTGCACAAGGCCGCGCCGGTGCTCTATGCCCGGGAACGCAGCACCGCGTCGTAG
- the rsmI gene encoding 16S rRNA (cytidine(1402)-2'-O)-methyltransferase, translating into MGEGRLLLGATPLGQPGDASKRLVDALATVDVVAAEDTRRVRSLAQSLGVQITGRVVSLFDQNEAARVPALVDDIKAGATVLVVSDAGMPLINDPGYRMVTACIEAAVPVSCLPGPSAVTTALAVSGLPSDRFCFEGFAPRKQSARRGWLAGLATEQRTCVFFESPRRLADCLRDAVDELGGDRRVVVCRELTKVHEEILRGSLADLAKWADEKVLGEITVVLAGAVPTTDLRTLVAEVDALVADGMRVKDACAQVVEAHPGAPSKRELYDAVLRSRA; encoded by the coding sequence ATGGGTGAAGGTCGACTGCTCCTGGGCGCCACGCCGCTCGGGCAGCCGGGCGACGCGTCGAAGCGACTGGTCGACGCGTTGGCGACGGTCGATGTGGTGGCCGCTGAGGACACCCGGCGGGTCCGCTCCCTGGCCCAGTCGCTTGGCGTGCAGATCACCGGGCGGGTGGTCAGCCTGTTCGACCAGAACGAGGCGGCCCGGGTGCCCGCCCTCGTCGACGACATCAAAGCCGGCGCGACGGTGCTGGTGGTGAGTGACGCCGGGATGCCGCTGATAAACGACCCCGGCTATCGGATGGTGACGGCCTGCATCGAGGCAGCTGTGCCGGTCTCCTGCCTACCCGGCCCGTCGGCGGTCACCACGGCGCTGGCGGTCTCCGGCCTGCCGTCGGATCGGTTCTGCTTCGAGGGCTTCGCGCCGCGCAAGCAGTCCGCGCGGCGGGGCTGGCTCGCGGGCCTGGCGACCGAGCAGCGCACCTGCGTGTTCTTCGAATCGCCGCGAAGGTTGGCTGACTGCCTGCGCGACGCGGTCGACGAGCTCGGCGGCGATCGCCGCGTCGTGGTGTGCCGGGAGTTGACCAAGGTGCACGAGGAGATCCTGCGCGGCTCGCTGGCCGACCTCGCGAAGTGGGCCGACGAGAAGGTGCTCGGCGAGATCACCGTGGTGCTCGCCGGCGCGGTCCCGACGACTGATCTGCGAACCCTGGTCGCCGAGGTCGATGCCCTGGTGGCCGACGGAATGCGGGTCAAGGACGCTTGCGCTCAAGTGGTGGAGGCGCATCCGGGCGCACCGTCCAAGCGCGAGCTCTACGACGCGGTGCTGCGTTCCCGGGCATAG
- a CDS encoding NAD(P)/FAD-dependent oxidoreductase yields the protein MTEQRVRVVVIGGGYAGVIAANHLRLRAGVEITLVNPRPDFVERIRLHQLITGSDDATHAYADILGAGIELVVDAATRIDTETRQVELFSGPPLPYDYLIYAVGSGSAEPAVPGADEFAYPIADLEEAQRLTAALNDLHYGAPVCVVGAGPTGIETAAELAEQGRNVTLVCGPVLGPYLSTPGRRSVAKRLRKLGVEIVDGPQAMVTAVAADAVTLGDGRRPASNVTIWTAGFGVPDLAVRSGLRTDAMGRLLTDETLTSVDSDRIVAAGDAAAPSGQPLRMSCQAAIPLGAQAANTVLARLAGAQPAVISQAFTGQCISLGRTGATIQIARTNDIPLPLYIGGRTAAAIKEAVCKGTISFLRREARKPGSYFWIKGGGKRPAADAVVTR from the coding sequence ATGACCGAGCAACGAGTGAGAGTTGTGGTGATCGGCGGCGGTTACGCCGGCGTGATCGCGGCGAATCACCTGCGGCTGCGCGCGGGAGTGGAGATCACCCTGGTGAACCCACGTCCCGACTTCGTCGAGCGGATCCGGCTGCACCAGCTGATCACCGGTTCCGACGACGCCACGCATGCCTACGCCGACATCCTCGGCGCGGGCATCGAGTTGGTGGTCGACGCGGCCACCCGCATCGACACCGAGACGCGTCAGGTGGAACTGTTCAGCGGGCCGCCGCTGCCGTACGACTACCTCATCTACGCGGTGGGCAGCGGCTCCGCCGAGCCGGCAGTTCCCGGTGCCGACGAATTCGCTTATCCGATAGCAGATCTCGAGGAAGCACAGCGACTGACCGCCGCGTTGAACGACCTGCACTACGGGGCGCCGGTGTGCGTGGTGGGCGCCGGCCCGACCGGTATCGAGACTGCGGCCGAACTGGCCGAGCAGGGCCGCAACGTCACGCTGGTGTGCGGCCCGGTCCTGGGGCCCTACCTCAGCACGCCCGGGCGCCGGTCGGTGGCCAAGCGGCTGCGCAAGCTCGGCGTCGAGATCGTCGACGGACCGCAGGCCATGGTGACCGCGGTCGCCGCTGATGCGGTGACACTGGGCGACGGGCGCCGGCCGGCGAGCAACGTGACGATCTGGACCGCCGGGTTCGGGGTGCCCGATCTTGCGGTGCGCTCCGGGCTGCGCACCGACGCGATGGGCCGGCTGCTCACCGACGAGACGCTGACCAGCGTTGACAGCGACCGCATCGTGGCCGCCGGCGACGCCGCCGCCCCGTCCGGGCAGCCGCTACGGATGAGCTGCCAGGCCGCGATTCCGCTGGGCGCCCAGGCCGCGAACACCGTGCTGGCCCGGCTCGCCGGCGCGCAGCCCGCGGTGATCAGCCAGGCATTCACCGGGCAGTGCATCAGCCTCGGGCGGACCGGCGCCACCATCCAGATCGCCCGCACCAATGACATCCCGCTGCCGCTGTACATCGGTGGGCGCACCGCGGCGGCAATCAAGGAGGCGGTCTGCAAAGGCACCATCAGCTTCCTGCGCCGCGAGGCCCGAAAGCCTGGCTCCTACTTCTGGATCAAGGGCGGCGGTAAGCGCCCGGCTGCCGACGCAGTGGTGACCCGGTGA
- a CDS encoding type IV toxin-antitoxin system AbiEi family antitoxin yields the protein MSSPFIGSTAVAGGLLTRGQLRWNYTAVHPDVCIPTGSARTLDVRTRAAALWVPGGTVAGRAAAALHGASWVGAETPIELIGRARRRQPGVIVREERIGSGEFMPLAELVVTTPERTALDLARHLPRGQAVAHLDALAAATGVEPAAVFALADRYPGARGIQRARAALPLMDAGAQSPRESWLRLLMIDAGFPRPVTQIPVSDGYTTAFVDLGWDDPKIGLEYEGAHHQSDRTQHVRDIGRYDMLEELGWLIIRVVKEHSRAYILHRVDDAFNRRRFSLARSA from the coding sequence ATGTCGTCGCCGTTCATCGGAAGCACAGCAGTCGCCGGCGGCCTGCTCACGCGGGGTCAGCTGCGCTGGAACTACACCGCTGTACACCCTGACGTCTGCATCCCCACGGGGTCCGCACGAACTCTCGACGTACGCACCCGAGCAGCGGCACTGTGGGTACCCGGCGGCACCGTCGCCGGCCGGGCGGCAGCGGCACTGCATGGGGCATCGTGGGTCGGAGCGGAAACTCCGATCGAGCTCATCGGGCGTGCCCGCCGACGCCAGCCCGGCGTCATCGTGCGCGAGGAACGCATCGGCTCAGGGGAATTCATGCCGCTGGCAGAATTGGTCGTCACCACACCCGAACGCACCGCGCTCGACCTTGCCCGTCACCTGCCGAGGGGCCAGGCGGTCGCCCACCTCGACGCCCTCGCGGCGGCTACGGGAGTCGAACCCGCCGCCGTGTTTGCGCTGGCTGATCGCTACCCGGGCGCACGAGGAATTCAACGAGCACGAGCCGCGCTGCCGCTGATGGATGCCGGTGCCCAGTCGCCACGGGAATCCTGGCTGCGACTGCTGATGATTGACGCGGGGTTTCCCCGCCCCGTCACTCAGATTCCCGTCTCCGATGGCTATACGACGGCGTTCGTCGACCTCGGATGGGACGACCCGAAGATCGGCCTGGAGTACGAGGGTGCGCATCACCAGTCGGATCGAACTCAACACGTCCGAGACATCGGCCGCTACGACATGCTCGAAGAGTTGGGCTGGTTGATCATCCGCGTCGTGAAGGAACACAGCCGCGCGTACATCCTTCACCGAGTGGATGACGCCTTCAATCGCCGCCGATTCTCACTGGCGAGATCTGCATGA